One part of the Lachnospiraceae bacterium JLR.KK002 genome encodes these proteins:
- a CDS encoding ParA family protein has product MTKIISLFNNKGGVSKTTTTFHLGWKLAELGYKTLIVDTDPQCNLTGLCLNSDKENKLSNFYRKNGHNLKEALSPVFDNKPEPLRSSVCYKFDDNENLLLLPGHIDFSEYDATYNIAENLAGSMVMFGNVPGALRNLLLLTAEEYALDYILLDMSPSISATNANILMESDYFIIPCAPDYFCYMAIESLTKVFPKWNDTYQNLKNNDIFKNATYKMKQDSPKFIGTIQQRYRPRNGSPVKAFSEWITDINNLVSQKLVPVLQKNNMIAPNLRQYCSEDYNLINIADFNSLIAQSQTHTTPVFLLTQEQIEQSGKVWANMKKSRDDFNDTFSDFAKRIIVSA; this is encoded by the coding sequence ATGACTAAAATAATTTCTTTATTTAATAACAAAGGCGGTGTTAGTAAAACTACTACTACTTTTCATTTAGGGTGGAAATTAGCAGAATTGGGATATAAAACTTTAATCGTTGACACTGACCCGCAATGTAATTTAACTGGTTTATGCCTTAATTCCGATAAAGAAAATAAGTTATCAAATTTTTACAGAAAGAATGGTCATAATCTAAAAGAAGCCCTGTCACCAGTCTTTGATAATAAGCCAGAACCATTAAGATCGTCTGTTTGCTATAAATTTGATGATAACGAAAATCTTTTACTACTACCCGGTCACATTGATTTTTCTGAATATGATGCCACTTATAACATTGCTGAAAACTTAGCAGGTTCTATGGTTATGTTCGGGAACGTGCCTGGTGCATTGCGAAATCTACTTTTATTAACTGCTGAAGAATATGCTTTAGACTATATATTATTGGACATGAGTCCAAGCATATCTGCAACAAATGCTAATATTTTAATGGAAAGTGATTACTTTATTATTCCATGTGCTCCTGATTATTTCTGCTATATGGCTATCGAATCACTCACAAAAGTATTTCCTAAATGGAATGACACATATCAAAATTTAAAAAATAATGATATATTTAAAAATGCTACATACAAAATGAAACAAGATTCTCCAAAATTTATTGGCACTATACAACAACGTTATAGACCAAGAAATGGGTCACCTGTAAAAGCATTTTCAGAATGGATAACAGATATAAATAATTTAGTTTCTCAAAAACTTGTGCCTGTTTTGCAAAAAAATAATATGATTGCACCAAATTTAAGGCAATATTGTAGTGAAGATTATAACCTTATTAATATTGCAGACTTCAACAGTTTGATTGCCCAATCTCAAACACATACCACTCCAGTATTTTTATTAACTCAAGAGCAAATCGAACAGTCCGGAAAGGTATGGGCAAATATGAAAAAAAGCCGTGATGATTTTAATGATACGTTTAGTGACTTTGCAAAGCGTATTATCGTAAGCGCCTAA
- a CDS encoding GNAT family N-acetyltransferase, translated as MDVTIRKIQKQEYPLLDNFLYEAIFIPEGIEPPPKSIISSPELQIYVKHFGESKDDWGLVAEVGGKIVGAVWVRIMNDYGYIDDETPSLAISLYKKYRGFGIGTAMMKEILTLLKSHGYSRVSLSVQKANYAIKMYLKIGFEIVKENEEEYIMVYYL; from the coding sequence ATGGACGTAACGATACGAAAAATACAAAAACAGGAATATCCGTTACTGGATAATTTTCTATATGAAGCAATCTTTATTCCAGAGGGTATCGAACCTCCACCCAAAAGTATTATTTCATCTCCCGAATTACAGATTTATGTTAAGCATTTCGGGGAATCCAAAGATGATTGGGGATTAGTGGCAGAGGTTGGCGGTAAGATTGTTGGGGCTGTTTGGGTTCGCATTATGAACGATTACGGATATATAGATGATGAAACGCCCTCTTTGGCAATCTCTCTTTATAAAAAATACCGGGGTTTTGGCATTGGAACGGCTATGATGAAAGAAATTCTTACCCTGCTTAAATCACATGGGTACAGTCGGGTTTCTCTTTCTGTTCAGAAAGCCAATTATGCGATAAAGATGTATTTAAAGATTGGTTTTGAGATTGTAAAGGAGAATGAGGAAGAATATATTATGGTGTATTACCTATAA
- a CDS encoding IS3 family transposase — protein sequence MKKSDRHIRKRTIAEIVAFIQNNLTNYSVSQLCSALKFSRSTYYKALVCVPSNKNMEYEEFSRKVKQAFEDSKRRYGAVKLCRVLNGAGTPCSIKRVQRHMAEQGLRSVVVKKYNHHANHGSIPDDKVNILKRDFGTETINQKWCTDITCIHVQKEGWTYLASVMDLCSRKIIGYAYGTSMTAELAVKAVENACLNVRDTKGIILHSDLGSQYTSQAFEDCLARKEILHSFSRKGNPYDNACIESFHSVLKKEEIYLHTYQDSKEARRAIFEYIEGWYNRKRIHSSIGYLTPQQKEDEELKKQHNLSTFFVQSIDIDPLPISANRSKDWLLWSV from the coding sequence ATAAAAAAAAGCGACCGCCATATTCGCAAAAGAACAATAGCCGAGATTGTTGCATTTATCCAGAACAACTTAACCAACTACTCTGTATCACAGCTTTGCAGTGCTTTGAAATTCTCAAGGAGTACCTATTACAAGGCTCTGGTTTGTGTACCTTCAAATAAGAACATGGAGTATGAGGAATTCAGCAGGAAAGTGAAACAAGCCTTTGAGGATTCCAAACGCAGATACGGGGCTGTCAAACTATGCCGTGTACTCAATGGCGCTGGGACACCCTGCAGTATCAAGCGGGTCCAGAGGCATATGGCAGAGCAGGGACTGCGCTCTGTGGTAGTAAAGAAGTACAACCACCATGCCAATCATGGCAGTATCCCAGATGATAAAGTGAATATCCTGAAACGTGATTTTGGAACAGAAACCATCAATCAAAAATGGTGCACAGATATTACCTGCATCCATGTGCAGAAAGAAGGATGGACTTATCTGGCATCTGTCATGGATTTGTGCAGCCGTAAAATCATCGGCTATGCCTATGGCACATCTATGACAGCGGAACTGGCAGTGAAAGCGGTAGAGAATGCGTGCCTGAACGTCAGGGATACAAAAGGGATTATTTTGCACAGCGACCTTGGAAGTCAGTATACGAGCCAGGCATTTGAAGACTGCCTGGCCAGGAAAGAAATCCTGCATTCCTTTAGCCGTAAGGGAAATCCATACGATAATGCCTGCATTGAATCCTTTCATTCTGTACTGAAAAAGGAAGAAATATATCTTCATACTTACCAAGATTCAAAGGAAGCCCGCAGAGCAATCTTTGAATACATAGAAGGCTGGTATAATCGTAAGCGGATACATAGCTCTATTGGTTATTTGACACCACAGCAAAAGGAGGATGAGGAACTTAAAAAACAGCATAATCTTTCGACTTTTTTTGTCCAAAGTATTGACATAGATCCACTACCGATTTCCGCAAACAGATCGAAGGACTGGCTGCTCTGGTCAGTCTGA
- a CDS encoding IS630 family transposase, translated as MPSKEDPEFIACMEDIPDVYERPYDENRPVVCMDEKPYQLLGESREPLPMIPGSDRKTDSEYVRNGTVSIFAFVEPLGGMHHVSVREHRTAVDWAEEIRYLVDIMYPDAEKIVLVMDNLNTHKAASLYKRYPPEEARRIIKKLEIHYTPKHGSWLDIAEIELNVMTRQCLSRRIAETGLLRKELSAWETERNTVAAKVNWQFRTTDARIKLSSLYPVFTAAS; from the coding sequence ATCCCGTCAAAAGAAGACCCGGAATTCATAGCCTGCATGGAGGATATCCCTGATGTTTACGAACGCCCCTATGATGAAAATCGTCCGGTTGTGTGTATGGACGAAAAACCATATCAGCTTTTGGGAGAGTCCAGGGAGCCTTTGCCAATGATTCCCGGAAGTGACCGGAAAACCGATTCGGAATATGTCCGCAATGGTACGGTCAGCATCTTTGCCTTCGTGGAACCGCTCGGAGGGATGCACCATGTGAGTGTCCGGGAACACCGTACAGCCGTCGACTGGGCAGAGGAAATCAGGTATCTGGTGGACATCATGTACCCTGATGCCGAGAAGATCGTCCTTGTGATGGATAATCTGAACACACATAAAGCAGCTTCCCTGTACAAACGGTATCCGCCTGAAGAAGCAAGACGCATCATAAAAAAATTGGAGATACATTATACGCCAAAGCATGGGAGCTGGCTGGACATTGCAGAAATAGAGCTTAATGTAATGACCAGGCAATGTCTCAGCCGCCGCATCGCTGAAACAGGACTGTTACGCAAAGAACTGTCCGCATGGGAAACGGAGCGGAATACAGTGGCGGCAAAGGTCAACTGGCAGTTCCGGACTACTGATGCCAGAATAAAGCTCAGTTCCTTATACCCTGTATTTACTGCTGCCTCTTGA
- the tnpB gene encoding IS66 family insertion sequence element accessory protein TnpB (TnpB, as the term is used for proteins encoded by IS66 family insertion elements, is considered an accessory protein, since TnpC, encoded by a neighboring gene, is a DDE family transposase.), with product MLGDISIADNIYIVTGYTDMRKSIDGLCAIILNQIKTEPDSHAIYLFCGKRCDRIKVLLREPDGYVLLYKRLDVVHGKYRWPRNSSEVKPITWQQFDWLMSGLEIEQPKALRTA from the coding sequence GTGCTTGGTGATATTTCTATTGCTGACAACATTTATATTGTGACCGGATACACTGACATGCGCAAGTCAATAGATGGTCTGTGCGCCATTATCCTGAATCAAATAAAAACCGAGCCGGACAGTCATGCGATTTATCTTTTCTGTGGCAAAAGATGTGACCGCATCAAGGTTCTTTTACGTGAACCGGATGGGTACGTTCTTTTGTATAAAAGGCTGGATGTCGTGCACGGAAAATACCGTTGGCCCCGTAACAGTTCCGAAGTAAAACCGATTACCTGGCAGCAATTCGACTGGCTGATGTCAGGGCTTGAAATCGAACAGCCAAAGGCTCTTCGGACCGCCTGA
- a CDS encoding IS66 family transposase yields MLTGPEYQELLELRRLVQEQEQTIEQQSHQLRQQQAQIENLTQALLHARKKLFGPSTEVTQIKGQMSLFGQEELLDSLRQGQEEIVITEHKRKARQPGVRAEMIAALPVEVERCIADPKEQCPVCKSPLIKVGEKAVRTEVIFHPAQLKVRQYIQEVYKCSQCGKEGSEHPSDVFVGGKVPVSLFPHSLASASLVAGILYKKYDMGIPLARQERDWYRLGLCLYRSTMANWVIRSSEEYLLPIYERIHQELLGCGILHGDETRIQCNREPGKKASSESFMWVIRSGREEAVQAVFFHYARSRARKEAEKLYRGFHGYLVTDACTGYDTMEGICRALCWSHVRRYYIDSIPLDSRGKEISGSRGAEGREWCDRLFQIEKNLKALPSEKRLQKRQELSRPVLEGFWAWVEEASAKYTANESLKTALTYTTNQRKYLETFLEDGRIPISNNDCETSIRPFATGRKAWLFADSPAGARASGIVYTLVETAKLNHLDVFGYLCYLLESLPDLDHRNHPELPEAYLPWSETLPESCRLREHRTNKKCMFCIAYRKKK; encoded by the coding sequence ATGCTGACTGGACCTGAATACCAGGAGCTGCTCGAACTGCGCAGGCTTGTACAGGAGCAGGAACAGACAATCGAACAACAGAGCCATCAGCTCAGACAGCAGCAGGCCCAGATCGAGAACCTGACACAGGCGCTCCTTCATGCAAGGAAGAAGCTGTTCGGCCCTTCTACGGAAGTCACACAGATAAAGGGACAGATGAGCCTGTTCGGACAGGAAGAACTGCTGGATTCCCTCAGACAGGGCCAGGAAGAGATTGTCATCACAGAGCATAAAAGGAAAGCACGGCAGCCGGGAGTCCGGGCGGAAATGATCGCCGCTCTTCCGGTAGAAGTGGAAAGATGTATTGCAGACCCCAAAGAGCAGTGTCCCGTATGTAAAAGTCCGCTCATAAAAGTAGGGGAAAAGGCAGTCCGTACAGAAGTAATCTTTCATCCGGCACAGTTGAAAGTACGTCAATACATACAGGAAGTCTATAAATGCAGCCAGTGCGGGAAAGAAGGAAGCGAGCATCCTTCTGATGTATTTGTGGGAGGGAAAGTACCGGTATCCCTGTTCCCCCATTCTCTTGCGAGCGCATCTTTAGTGGCAGGGATCCTGTATAAAAAATATGATATGGGGATCCCTTTGGCAAGGCAGGAGCGGGACTGGTACCGCCTGGGACTGTGCCTTTACCGCTCCACAATGGCAAACTGGGTGATCCGCAGCAGCGAAGAGTATCTGCTGCCCATTTATGAGCGGATCCACCAGGAACTGCTTGGCTGTGGGATCCTGCATGGGGATGAGACCCGCATCCAATGTAACAGGGAACCAGGGAAAAAGGCCAGCAGCGAGTCATTCATGTGGGTGATCCGCAGCGGGCGGGAAGAAGCAGTACAAGCAGTGTTCTTCCATTATGCAAGGAGCCGGGCAAGAAAAGAGGCGGAGAAGCTCTACAGAGGGTTCCATGGGTACCTGGTCACAGATGCCTGTACAGGGTATGACACCATGGAGGGGATATGCAGGGCGCTGTGCTGGTCACATGTACGCAGGTATTACATTGACAGCATACCTTTAGATTCCCGCGGAAAGGAGATCAGTGGTTCCAGGGGAGCAGAGGGACGGGAATGGTGTGACCGCCTGTTCCAGATCGAAAAAAACCTGAAAGCATTACCTTCCGAGAAGCGTCTGCAAAAGCGTCAGGAGCTGAGCAGGCCTGTCCTGGAGGGATTTTGGGCGTGGGTAGAAGAGGCCAGTGCAAAGTATACTGCCAATGAATCTCTCAAAACAGCCCTTACTTATACAACAAACCAGAGAAAATATCTGGAGACATTTCTGGAAGACGGGCGCATTCCGATCTCAAACAATGACTGTGAGACCAGTATCCGTCCATTTGCAACCGGACGCAAGGCATGGCTGTTCGCAGACTCACCGGCAGGGGCAAGAGCCAGCGGCATCGTATATACATTGGTAGAAACAGCGAAACTGAATCATCTGGATGTATTTGGCTATCTATGTTATTTATTAGAAAGCCTGCCGGATCTCGATCACCGAAACCATCCTGAATTACCGGAAGCATATCTCCCCTGGTCTGAGACACTGCCAGAAAGCTGCCGACTCAGGGAACATAGAACAAATAAGAAGTGTATGTTTTGTATCGCTTATCGAAAAAAGAAGTAA
- a CDS encoding DNA-binding protein yields the protein MKNELFVTAGEVAQELGVSKPFAYKLVRQMNEELEEKGFITIAGRVSRKYYEEKFYGMAQAAN from the coding sequence ATGAAGAATGAACTATTTGTAACTGCCGGGGAGGTAGCGCAGGAGTTGGGTGTTTCCAAACCATTTGCTTACAAATTAGTACGACAGATGAATGAGGAACTGGAAGAAAAAGGTTTTATCACAATCGCTGGACGTGTCAGCAGAAAATATTATGAAGAAAAATTCTACGGCATGGCGCAGGCGGCGAACTAA
- a CDS encoding PD-(D/E)XK nuclease family transposase — MSDIVKLKYKEEDLKMLAGFTLLDDDFMTIVFDRNIEATELVLNIILGRNDLKVIEVTAQREYKNPVTGGRSIKLDIYARDSDGKVYDIEVQNDDAGADIHRARFHSSMLDTKMLKEKQKFKEIHDSYVIFITKNDYMKMGLPMYHVERTVQETGTLFGDGSHIIYVNGSYKDDADPVGKLMHDFRCTSAVDMFYQELAKSVRHFKETEGGQNQVCKAMEERIDRERIETLFAAVKNLMEAMKMTAEQAMTVLKISDADKVILAKRF; from the coding sequence TTGAGTGATATAGTCAAATTGAAGTATAAGGAAGAAGATTTAAAGATGCTGGCGGGGTTTACCCTGTTGGATGATGATTTTATGACGATTGTGTTTGACCGGAATATAGAGGCAACAGAGCTTGTTTTAAATATTATTCTCGGCAGAAATGATCTGAAAGTCATAGAAGTGACTGCACAGAGGGAATACAAGAATCCGGTTACAGGAGGCCGTTCCATTAAATTGGATATTTACGCCAGGGATTCTGATGGGAAAGTGTACGACATTGAAGTGCAAAATGATGATGCCGGGGCAGACATACACAGAGCCAGATTTCATAGCAGTATGCTGGACACTAAGATGCTGAAGGAAAAGCAGAAATTTAAGGAAATCCATGATTCGTATGTTATATTCATTACGAAGAATGACTATATGAAGATGGGGCTGCCTATGTACCATGTGGAAAGGACAGTGCAGGAAACGGGAACATTGTTCGGGGATGGTTCACATATTATCTATGTGAATGGGAGCTATAAAGATGATGCGGACCCGGTGGGGAAGCTGATGCATGATTTCCGCTGCACAAGTGCGGTAGATATGTTTTATCAGGAACTTGCAAAATCGGTAAGGCATTTCAAGGAGACGGAAGGAGGCCAGAATCAAGTGTGTAAAGCAATGGAAGAAAGAATTGACAGGGAAAGAATTGAAACTTTATTTGCTGCCGTCAAGAACCTTATGGAAGCTATGAAAATGACCGCAGAGCAGGCAATGACAGTCCTGAAAATATCGGATGCCGATAAAGTTATTTTGGCAAAGAGGTTTTAA
- a CDS encoding GNAT family protein gives MRIRPYISSKDYEYVSKWIDDERTHAFWCANLLPYPMTQKSFHDLLEKNAMDWTDSAYVATENSGQAVGFFCYSVNTADNIGFLKFVIVDKTKRGKGYGKEMLNLALQFAFQITGAKAVQLNIFSENVLAKQCYEKVGFVERKIDKDVFAYKDELWSRCNMIISKQSL, from the coding sequence ATGAGAATCCGACCGTATATATCAAGCAAAGATTACGAATATGTATCAAAATGGATTGATGACGAAAGAACTCATGCTTTTTGGTGTGCAAATCTTTTGCCATACCCCATGACACAAAAATCTTTCCATGATTTATTAGAGAAAAATGCAATGGACTGGACAGACAGTGCTTATGTAGCAACTGAAAACAGCGGACAGGCAGTAGGCTTCTTCTGTTATTCTGTCAATACAGCAGACAATATTGGTTTTCTTAAATTTGTTATTGTTGATAAAACCAAACGTGGAAAAGGTTACGGAAAAGAAATGCTGAATCTGGCTCTACAATTCGCATTTCAGATAACCGGCGCAAAAGCGGTTCAACTAAATATTTTCAGTGAAAACGTATTAGCAAAGCAATGTTATGAAAAAGTCGGCTTTGTTGAAAGAAAGATTGATAAAGATGTATTTGCATATAAAGACGAGTTGTGGAGCAGATGTAACATGATAATTTCAAAACAATCACTCTAA
- a CDS encoding helix-turn-helix transcriptional regulator has translation MVLGERIKRIRTFRGLTQRELGLKLGYEERNADVRIAQYESGYRVPKNNTLIEMAKILNVNYIHFIGVTPGCAEDIMLTFLWLDEDDRSTIHLFQLVRNPGKCNASDDKSVRYYDNDDWPAHAPVGMWLEYGLVNDFMREWCLRKEQLKSGEISEDEYFEWKINWPATSSSVDEKGIDKKNNSYKWKA, from the coding sequence ATGGTATTAGGAGAACGGATAAAGAGAATACGCACGTTCCGGGGCTTGACACAGCGTGAACTAGGCTTGAAATTGGGATATGAGGAACGGAATGCTGATGTTCGTATCGCACAGTATGAATCCGGCTATCGTGTTCCCAAAAACAACACTTTAATAGAAATGGCAAAGATACTGAACGTCAATTATATCCATTTTATTGGCGTTACTCCCGGTTGCGCCGAAGATATTATGCTTACATTCCTTTGGCTTGACGAAGATGACCGTAGCACGATCCATTTATTTCAGCTTGTTCGCAATCCCGGCAAATGCAACGCTTCTGATGATAAGTCGGTGCGTTACTATGATAATGATGATTGGCCTGCTCATGCCCCAGTGGGTATGTGGCTAGAGTATGGATTAGTCAATGATTTCATGCGGGAGTGGTGTCTGCGGAAAGAACAGTTGAAAAGCGGAGAGATTTCAGAGGACGAGTATTTTGAATGGAAAATAAACTGGCCTGCTACGAGTAGTAGCGTTGATGAAAAAGGAATAGACAAGAAAAATAATAGTTACAAATGGAAAGCTTAA
- a CDS encoding transposase produces MAKNQKSYTPEFKQQIVDLYNAGGTSYPQLEREYGVNRSTISGWVKQLSPVKVSEEETVTLKEYKALQKEFQCLKIENEI; encoded by the coding sequence ATGGCGAAAAATCAAAAATCTTACACTCCGGAGTTTAAACAGCAGATCGTGGATCTGTATAATGCCGGAGGAACATCGTATCCACAACTGGAACGTGAATATGGCGTAAATCGGAGTACGATTAGCGGTTGGGTAAAGCAGCTTTCCCCTGTCAAGGTATCAGAGGAGGAAACGGTTACCCTCAAGGAGTATAAGGCTCTCCAGAAAGAATTCCAGTGCCTTAAGATCGAGAATGAAATATAA
- a CDS encoding IS66 family insertion sequence element accessory protein TnpB: MQKRIVRKDEQMKLIMECRQSGLSDYQWCQRKGINAGTFYNWVSKLRKSGYTIPDSNSKTEGAATVQDVVKVNLVSGNVPGPVVEQNNRPPALNTEPAVAAELVAGNVTLRFFNGADQNLIRCAMQCLGGVSRAW; encoded by the coding sequence ATGCAAAAACGAATTGTCAGAAAAGATGAGCAGATGAAACTCATCATGGAATGCCGGCAAAGCGGGCTTTCCGATTATCAGTGGTGCCAAAGGAAAGGCATCAATGCAGGTACTTTTTATAACTGGGTCAGCAAACTCCGAAAAAGTGGCTATACTATTCCGGATTCCAACAGTAAAACCGAAGGTGCTGCGACCGTTCAGGATGTTGTCAAAGTAAATCTGGTTAGCGGGAATGTACCTGGTCCTGTAGTAGAGCAAAATAATCGCCCTCCGGCATTAAATACGGAACCTGCTGTTGCGGCAGAATTAGTGGCAGGTAATGTTACACTCCGCTTCTTCAATGGTGCAGATCAAAATCTGATCCGGTGTGCTATGCAGTGCCTGGGAGGTGTCAGCCGTGCTTGGTGA
- a CDS encoding IS66 family transposase has translation MAKSSKDIQLSELKDLISQLNMTIKNLNETIARQQQENDNLKAEMAWLKQKLFGSSSERRAEPFPGQMGLFDAEEEKAPELIEPEVVALPKKPRKKKPTLKEQFENLPTRQVPVDTLSDEDKICSICGTQMVPIGTEVIRTEIVYTRPKLERIEYIAATYGCPQCKDTEEPQFIKDNGKSAFIEGSYVSESLLSLIAYQKYGLYLPLYRQEKDFLLLNAPISRSTMAKNLITAAQEYLQPMYDFFHRKLLYRRFLMMDETPVQVLKEDGRRAQTKSYFWVIRTGEDGLNPIILYNYTPTRAGENARRFLNGIAPGFYLMADGYQGYNKVQETNRCCCFAHIRRYLLESIPKGMDKDYTNPAVQGFLYCEKLFAYERSYREKGLSYKQIYTRRLKDEKPVIEGFLAWLKQVDPGSNGKLKKAITYIRNREDFLMTYLEDGRCSFSNNLSENSIRPVTVGRKNWLFSDSPEGAQANTLYLTIVEMAKAYGLDLYKYLNFLFEQRPNKDMSDEELEKLAPWNESVKELCSIK, from the coding sequence ATGGCAAAAAGCAGTAAAGATATCCAGCTTTCAGAGCTTAAGGATCTGATATCACAACTGAATATGACCATTAAAAATCTGAATGAAACCATTGCCAGACAACAACAGGAGAATGATAATCTCAAAGCTGAAATGGCATGGCTCAAGCAGAAACTTTTTGGCTCCTCCAGCGAACGCAGGGCGGAACCGTTCCCCGGTCAAATGGGACTTTTTGATGCAGAAGAAGAAAAAGCACCGGAACTTATCGAGCCTGAAGTCGTTGCACTTCCTAAGAAACCACGGAAGAAAAAGCCAACGCTGAAAGAACAGTTTGAGAATTTACCCACCAGACAGGTACCGGTTGATACATTGTCTGATGAAGATAAAATCTGTTCCATATGTGGAACACAAATGGTTCCGATCGGTACAGAGGTAATCCGTACTGAAATCGTATATACAAGACCAAAGCTGGAGCGCATCGAATATATCGCAGCTACTTATGGCTGCCCTCAGTGTAAAGATACAGAGGAACCCCAGTTCATAAAAGACAACGGTAAATCGGCTTTTATTGAAGGAAGCTATGTGTCAGAATCATTGCTTTCGCTGATTGCTTATCAGAAGTATGGTCTGTATCTTCCGCTATACAGACAGGAAAAAGATTTCCTGCTGCTGAATGCTCCGATCAGTCGCAGCACTATGGCAAAAAATCTTATAACTGCGGCACAGGAGTATTTACAGCCGATGTATGATTTCTTCCATCGAAAACTTCTTTACCGAAGGTTTTTAATGATGGATGAAACACCGGTACAGGTCCTGAAGGAAGATGGCAGGCGGGCCCAGACAAAATCTTACTTCTGGGTGATCCGTACCGGAGAGGATGGTCTGAATCCTATCATCCTCTATAATTACACTCCTACGAGAGCAGGAGAAAATGCAAGACGGTTCTTAAATGGAATCGCCCCCGGATTCTATCTGATGGCCGACGGATATCAGGGCTATAACAAAGTACAGGAAACGAACCGCTGCTGTTGTTTTGCGCATATCCGCAGATACCTTTTAGAATCCATACCAAAGGGAATGGATAAGGATTATACCAATCCCGCAGTCCAGGGATTTCTCTATTGCGAAAAATTGTTCGCATATGAACGGTCCTATCGGGAAAAAGGACTTAGTTATAAGCAAATATACACACGCCGCCTCAAAGATGAAAAACCGGTTATTGAGGGCTTTTTGGCGTGGCTGAAACAGGTGGATCCCGGCAGTAACGGAAAACTCAAAAAGGCAATCACCTATATCCGGAATCGGGAAGACTTCCTGATGACCTATCTTGAAGACGGTCGTTGCAGTTTCAGCAATAATCTCAGCGAGAACAGTATTCGACCAGTAACAGTAGGCCGTAAGAACTGGCTATTCTCTGATTCACCGGAGGGTGCACAGGCTAACACGCTGTATCTCACAATAGTTGAGATGGCAAAAGCCTATGGTCTGGATCTATACAAATATCTGAATTTCCTGTTTGAACAAAGACCAAACAAGGATATGTCAGATGAAGAACTCGAAAAACTGGCTCCGTGGAATGAAAGTGTGAAGGAGCTTTGTAGCATAAAATAG